The following coding sequences lie in one Cannabis sativa cultivar Pink pepper isolate KNU-18-1 chromosome 5, ASM2916894v1, whole genome shotgun sequence genomic window:
- the LOC133038128 gene encoding late embryogenesis abundant protein At1g64065-like, translating to MAGIHTHQVHPYNDDEFDFDQETASTISENSKELHYRKRLRRLYLVAVIVLFLTVGILVFSITIFHINAPKFRIRSIDIEELSVSSSNTFDMKFEAELSIKNSDFGYFDFEETSVRFFYRGAPVALDDGGVVIEEGKVKARSTKKISFSAEMGTSNSISPDDIQCRCLTLTCNATMNGTVHLMKLIKRRRSSEMNCTININLYKKVVLDIKCK from the coding sequence ATGGCAGGGATTCATACTCATCAAGTTCATCCTTATAATGATGATGAATTCGATTTCGATCAAGAAACTGCTTCGACGATTTCAGAAAATTCCAAGGAGTTGCACTACAGGAAAAGATTGAGACGATTATATTTGGTGGCAGTAATCGTATTATTCTTAACTGTTGGGATTTTGGTGTTTTCAATAACAATATTTCATATCAACGCTCCAAAGTTTCGGATTCGATCAATAGATATTGAGGAACTCAGTGTTAGTAGCTCAAACACCTTTGATATGAAATTTGAAGCTGAACTAAGCATTAAGAACAGCGATTTCGGCTACTTCGATTTCGAAGAAACCTCAGTTAGGTTTTTCTACAGGGGAGCTCCTGTTGCCCTAGATGATGGTGGTGTTGTGATTGAGGAAGGAAAAGTGAAAGCTCGATCAACCAAGAAGATTAGTTTCTCGGCTGAAATGGGGACCAGTAATTCGATTTCACCTGATGATATCCAATGCAGATGTTTGACTTTGACTTGTAATGCAACGATGAATGGGACAGTTCACTTGATGAAGTTGATCAAGAGGAGAAGATCTTCTGAGATGAATTGCACTATCAACATCAATTTGTATAAAAAAGTTGTCCTTGATATTAAATGCAAAtag